A part of Desulfotomaculum nigrificans DSM 574 genomic DNA contains:
- a CDS encoding RrF2 family transcriptional regulator, whose amino-acid sequence MRLNQATDYAFRAVLYLSRLPAGEVVEAKTIAEDEQIPIRFLLKILRLLSQSGIVESLRGVSGGYKLAKKPKEITIKDVVEAVEGPIEVNRCLIHPAECNKNGTGFCPLHKALFSIRQVLNRELASYDFETLSKS is encoded by the coding sequence TTGCGATTAAACCAGGCTACAGACTATGCTTTTCGGGCAGTTTTATATTTGTCCCGGCTTCCCGCCGGGGAAGTGGTAGAAGCCAAGACCATAGCCGAGGATGAACAAATCCCCATTCGTTTTTTGTTAAAAATTCTGCGGTTACTGAGCCAGTCAGGCATAGTAGAATCTCTGCGCGGTGTAAGCGGCGGGTACAAGCTGGCTAAAAAACCAAAGGAAATTACCATAAAAGATGTGGTAGAAGCAGTGGAGGGGCCCATTGAGGTCAACCGGTGTTTAATACATCCCGCGGAATGTAATAAAAACGGAACAGGGTTTTGCCCACTGCACAAGGCTCTTTTTTCTATCCGCCAAGTTCTTAACCGGGAATTGGCCAGTTATGATTTTGAAACTTTAAGTAAGTCCTAA
- a CDS encoding FAD-binding oxidoreductase, which translates to MQFNKVTDQIVEELKAIVGQANVLYDEEKMEMYSRDEVSDKLWEKMPEVVVKPETAEQVSQIVKLANRELIPIVPRGAGTGLAAGAVPLNGGIVVSMEKMNKILELDTENLFMVVQPGVTTGEVQKTAKANGLLYAGDPCSADSSFIGGNVATNAGGNKAVKYGVTSRHIYGLEIVMPNGDIVTFGGKNVKDVTGYDIIHLMVGSEGTLGIVTKIWLKLMPLPKYVADLLIPFADMQTAIKVVPKIMTAGIIPTCLEFMDSLSIKSAEMYLNKKLPYSDAGAYIICEIDGTSETQVQDDYETIGKLCLENGALEVFVADNMSTQERIWKARKCYAEAIRMISPVYCMEDIVVPVSNIPKCLEAIERIAKKYNCKIPSCGHAGDGNIHATVMREGRSEEEWHELKDNVLGELYEEVYALGGNLSGEHGIGAKRAEAMNKHMTDAQLSVLRAIKKALDPNGIMNPGKVLVLE; encoded by the coding sequence ATGCAATTCAACAAAGTTACCGATCAAATTGTGGAAGAATTGAAAGCCATCGTTGGCCAAGCCAACGTGCTATACGATGAAGAAAAAATGGAGATGTACTCCCGGGACGAAGTGTCTGACAAGTTATGGGAGAAAATGCCTGAGGTGGTGGTTAAGCCAGAGACCGCTGAGCAGGTTTCCCAGATAGTTAAACTGGCCAACCGTGAATTGATCCCCATTGTGCCCAGGGGTGCCGGTACCGGTCTAGCCGCCGGTGCTGTGCCCTTAAACGGCGGTATTGTGGTAAGTATGGAAAAGATGAACAAGATTCTGGAACTGGATACCGAGAACCTGTTTATGGTGGTACAGCCCGGTGTTACCACCGGCGAAGTACAAAAAACCGCCAAGGCCAATGGCCTGCTCTATGCCGGTGACCCCTGCTCGGCTGACAGCTCCTTTATCGGCGGTAACGTAGCCACTAACGCCGGTGGTAACAAGGCGGTTAAATACGGTGTTACCAGCCGTCACATCTACGGGTTGGAAATCGTTATGCCCAACGGTGATATTGTTACCTTTGGTGGCAAGAACGTGAAGGACGTTACGGGTTATGACATTATTCATTTGATGGTTGGCTCGGAGGGAACACTGGGTATTGTCACTAAAATTTGGTTGAAACTGATGCCCCTACCCAAATATGTGGCCGACCTGTTGATTCCCTTCGCTGATATGCAAACCGCCATTAAAGTTGTACCTAAAATAATGACCGCCGGTATTATTCCCACCTGTCTTGAGTTCATGGACAGCCTGTCCATTAAATCGGCAGAAATGTATTTAAACAAGAAACTGCCTTACAGTGATGCCGGTGCTTATATCATTTGTGAAATTGACGGTACTTCGGAAACCCAGGTACAGGACGACTATGAAACAATTGGTAAACTGTGTTTAGAAAACGGCGCTCTGGAAGTGTTTGTGGCCGACAATATGTCTACCCAGGAACGCATCTGGAAAGCCCGTAAGTGCTACGCGGAAGCAATCCGCATGATCAGCCCGGTGTACTGCATGGAGGATATTGTGGTGCCGGTTTCCAATATTCCCAAGTGCCTGGAGGCCATTGAACGTATCGCCAAGAAATACAATTGCAAGATTCCCAGCTGCGGGCATGCCGGTGACGGTAACATCCACGCCACCGTTATGCGGGAAGGACGCAGTGAGGAGGAATGGCACGAATTAAAAGACAACGTGCTGGGCGAGCTTTATGAAGAAGTTTATGCCCTGGGCGGTAACCTGTCCGGTGAGCACGGCATCGGCGCCAAGCGGGCTGAGGCCATGAATAAACATATGACTGATGCTCAGTTGAGTGTGCTGAGAGCCATTAAAAAGGCCCTGGACCCCAATGGTATCATGAACCCTGGCAAAGTGCTGGTGTTAGAATAA
- a CDS encoding methyl-accepting chemotaxis protein, with protein MYLFKNSVKRQLAVVVMGSLLLLASVLIVIAYFNTKSALTHAAENKVNSDLLTGEAIINAMYPGPWQVKEGKLYKGDHLINGNYEAVDYIASLTKDTCTIFLGDTRVSTNVKNDNGDRAVGTKVSDKVKKVVLEQGQTYIGEAVVVDKPYQTAYKPIKDAADKTIGIFYVGVPQDKFVQDLNRDFLNLILISLLVTIVVGLLVRLLVGRIILSPVQELLRGVQSMAGGNLNCQVTVKGTDELAQLADGFNQMANSLHKMVTQITECSSTLASQSQQMAAAAEEIGAMAEEITGSTTQVAATAQQGSTAAGYAVEQANKVAHNAQQGNQAVKQTVAKMQSIQSSVQGTAESITVLNERCQSIGQIIEVIKNIAEQTNLLALNAAIEAARAGDSGRGFAVVAEEVRKLAEQSARAAEDITNLIQRVQRRATNAVQEMGESAREVNEGVEMVNQAGLSLSTITDQVVEMSHMIKEIAKGIYTTTQNTQQLAANTDQINASIQQLATSSQSLAQLAQEMQSTVNVFKA; from the coding sequence ATGTATTTGTTTAAAAATTCTGTTAAAAGACAACTGGCTGTTGTTGTGATGGGTTCTCTCCTGCTTTTAGCAAGTGTCTTAATTGTCATCGCATATTTTAATACGAAATCTGCCTTAACCCATGCCGCTGAAAACAAAGTGAACAGCGATTTACTAACCGGTGAGGCCATTATTAATGCCATGTACCCTGGTCCCTGGCAGGTTAAGGAGGGCAAGCTGTATAAGGGAGATCATTTAATCAATGGGAATTACGAAGCAGTTGACTATATTGCCAGTCTAACCAAGGATACTTGTACAATTTTTCTGGGTGACACCAGGGTATCCACCAACGTGAAAAATGATAACGGCGACCGGGCCGTGGGCACTAAGGTATCGGATAAAGTAAAAAAGGTGGTTTTGGAACAGGGACAGACTTATATCGGAGAAGCAGTGGTGGTGGATAAGCCATATCAAACGGCGTATAAACCGATTAAAGACGCCGCCGACAAAACCATTGGTATTTTCTATGTAGGTGTCCCCCAGGATAAATTTGTGCAGGACCTTAACCGGGATTTCTTAAATCTCATTTTAATATCCCTGCTGGTGACCATAGTAGTGGGCTTGTTGGTACGGCTGCTGGTAGGAAGAATCATATTAAGTCCGGTACAGGAACTGCTCCGGGGGGTACAGTCCATGGCCGGAGGCAATCTTAATTGCCAGGTTACAGTTAAAGGCACCGATGAACTGGCCCAATTGGCGGACGGTTTTAATCAGATGGCCAATTCCCTGCATAAGATGGTGACCCAGATAACAGAATGCAGTTCTACTCTGGCCTCGCAAAGTCAACAAATGGCCGCGGCAGCGGAGGAAATCGGTGCTATGGCGGAAGAAATAACAGGTAGTACAACCCAGGTGGCCGCCACTGCCCAGCAGGGTTCTACGGCGGCCGGTTATGCAGTTGAACAGGCGAACAAGGTTGCGCATAATGCCCAACAAGGTAACCAGGCGGTCAAGCAAACCGTGGCTAAGATGCAATCCATTCAAAGCTCAGTCCAGGGTACTGCAGAATCTATTACTGTTCTTAACGAAAGGTGTCAGAGTATTGGGCAAATTATTGAGGTGATTAAAAATATCGCTGAGCAGACCAATCTATTAGCTCTAAACGCCGCCATCGAAGCAGCCCGGGCCGGGGACAGCGGTCGGGGATTTGCCGTGGTGGCAGAGGAGGTTCGGAAATTAGCCGAGCAATCTGCCCGGGCCGCTGAGGATATCACCAACCTTATTCAAAGGGTGCAACGGCGGGCCACTAATGCTGTACAAGAAATGGGTGAAAGCGCGCGGGAAGTTAATGAAGGGGTGGAAATGGTCAACCAGGCCGGGTTATCCCTCAGTACCATTACCGATCAGGTAGTAGAAATGTCCCATATGATTAAGGAAATCGCCAAGGGAATTTATACCACCACCCAAAACACCCAACAATTGGCGGCTAATACTGATCAAATTAATGCCTCCATTCAACAGTTGGCTACCTCCAGTCAGAGTTTAGCCCAGCTGGCCCAGGAAATGCAGAGTACAGTGAATGTATTTAAGGCCTAA
- a CDS encoding electron transfer flavoprotein subunit beta/FixA family protein: MNIVVLIKQVPGTDNVKMDPETGVMIRSGKDTIINPLDENALAEAVRIKNSRDDVKLTAISMGPESAMKALKEAVAMGADAGVLLSGRAFAGSDTIATAKALAAAIKKLGPVDLVICGERATDGETGQTGAMIANNLDIPVQTYVSALEVKEDGVVVKRTVEGGFERVEVPFPVLVTVNKDINEPGFPTLNGKLRAKQVTIPVWGPEELGVDKSELGLGGSPTRVVKVFSPKLSRDTIMKKADGSTKPVDELIKFLTEKEAL, encoded by the coding sequence TTGAACATTGTTGTGCTTATCAAACAAGTTCCCGGCACAGACAACGTCAAAATGGATCCCGAGACTGGTGTAATGATTCGCAGTGGGAAAGATACCATTATTAACCCGCTGGACGAAAACGCTTTGGCTGAAGCAGTCCGGATCAAAAATTCCCGGGATGATGTAAAACTCACCGCCATTAGCATGGGCCCCGAGTCAGCTATGAAAGCCTTAAAAGAAGCGGTGGCCATGGGTGCCGATGCCGGAGTACTGCTTTCCGGTAGGGCCTTTGCCGGGTCAGATACCATCGCTACGGCCAAAGCCTTGGCAGCTGCCATTAAAAAACTGGGTCCCGTTGATCTGGTAATTTGCGGCGAGCGTGCCACTGATGGTGAAACCGGCCAGACCGGTGCTATGATTGCCAATAATTTGGACATTCCGGTGCAAACTTATGTCTCCGCCCTGGAGGTTAAGGAGGACGGGGTTGTAGTAAAACGTACCGTGGAGGGTGGCTTTGAACGTGTAGAGGTGCCTTTCCCGGTTTTGGTTACTGTGAATAAAGACATCAATGAACCAGGTTTCCCCACCTTGAACGGTAAGTTAAGAGCCAAGCAGGTGACCATTCCTGTCTGGGGTCCCGAGGAACTGGGTGTAGATAAGAGTGAATTAGGTCTGGGCGGTTCCCCCACCAGGGTGGTTAAGGTATTCAGTCCCAAACTTTCCCGCGATACTATTATGAAAAAAGCTGACGGCTCAACCAAACCGGTGGATGAACTAATTAAGTTCCTCACCGAAAAAGAAGCTTTATAG
- a CDS encoding electron transfer flavoprotein subunit alpha/FixB family protein produces the protein MSAIDISSYKGVLVLGEQREGKVHSVTFELLTRGRALADALGCQLSCVLLGDQIANLEEVIHRGADKVFFVQNSALKNFLPRPYRNAICQVINEEKPEIVVAAATTTGRTVMPLVAAQINTGLTADCTELTIDPETRLLLQTRPAIGGNIMATIKTPNHRPQMATVRPKSAKPAPADPSRTGEIIIKEYDGALFITPEKFLEYIKDTTQEVSIEDADIIVSGGKGMKSAEGFKLVEELARLLGAGVGATRDVVELGWTTYPHQIGLSGKTVSPKLYIALGLSGKIQHMAGMQTSDIIVAVNKDPEAQIFKVADFGIVGDVFEVVPMLIEAIKKIKATA, from the coding sequence ATGTCTGCCATTGATATTTCCAGCTACAAAGGCGTTTTAGTGCTTGGTGAACAAAGAGAAGGCAAGGTCCACTCCGTAACCTTTGAATTACTCACTCGGGGTCGTGCTTTGGCCGATGCCCTGGGTTGCCAGTTGAGTTGCGTTTTACTGGGTGATCAGATAGCAAATCTGGAGGAAGTTATTCATCGCGGCGCCGATAAGGTATTCTTTGTGCAAAACTCAGCCCTGAAAAACTTTTTACCCCGACCCTATCGCAATGCCATTTGCCAAGTAATTAACGAAGAAAAACCTGAAATTGTGGTTGCCGCTGCTACCACCACCGGTCGTACCGTAATGCCCCTGGTGGCTGCCCAAATCAACACCGGTTTGACAGCGGATTGCACTGAATTAACCATAGATCCTGAGACCAGGCTTTTGTTGCAAACCCGTCCGGCCATTGGTGGTAATATTATGGCCACCATTAAAACTCCCAACCACCGCCCGCAAATGGCCACCGTACGTCCCAAGTCGGCTAAACCTGCACCGGCTGACCCCAGTCGTACCGGTGAAATCATTATTAAAGAATATGACGGGGCGCTGTTTATCACCCCGGAGAAATTCCTTGAGTACATCAAAGATACCACCCAGGAAGTTAGTATTGAGGATGCCGACATTATCGTATCTGGCGGTAAAGGTATGAAGAGTGCCGAGGGCTTTAAACTGGTAGAGGAACTGGCTCGCCTGCTGGGTGCCGGTGTGGGTGCCACCCGTGACGTGGTAGAACTGGGCTGGACCACTTATCCCCACCAAATTGGCCTCTCCGGTAAAACTGTGTCTCCCAAGTTGTATATTGCCCTGGGTCTGTCCGGCAAAATTCAGCATATGGCCGGTATGCAAACTTCCGATATTATCGTGGCTGTAAATAAAGACCCCGAAGCCCAAATCTTTAAGGTGGCGGACTTCGGTATTGTGGGAGATGTCTTTGAAGTTGTGCCCATGCTCATCGAAGCCATCAAGAAAATAAAAGCCACTGCTTAA
- the mltG gene encoding endolytic transglycosylase MltG codes for MAKGWRVNSKFFILIFLLLLVVLGVRQVAMSMLSPVNPSADSRDNLVRVPPHSSTGQVADLLKQQGLIRSSRAFRLYSRFYNLDNQLKAGYYLLNESMSTPEIIHILVHGKTASKSFTIPEGYTLAQITGVLANKGLIREQLFKDLLAKGDFNYPFLKNLPPGPRRLEGYLFPATYNISLDSTEKDIINAMLAGMDQQLKEIQFAEKAKALNLTVHQALTIASMIEREAKKDYDRPLISSVIHNRLRQGMKLQIDATVEYALGGHREKIYYKDLEVDSPYNTYKYNGLPPGPIACPGRESLLAAVNPSSTKYLYYVAKPDGSHAFATTLKEHEENKQKYLK; via the coding sequence TTGGCTAAAGGCTGGCGAGTAAACAGTAAATTCTTTATCCTTATTTTTCTACTTTTATTAGTTGTTTTGGGAGTTAGACAAGTGGCCATGTCAATGTTATCCCCGGTAAATCCCTCCGCCGATTCCCGGGACAATCTGGTGCGGGTTCCCCCTCACAGCAGTACCGGCCAGGTGGCTGATTTACTTAAACAGCAGGGACTTATCCGTAGTTCCCGTGCTTTTCGCCTTTACTCCCGCTTTTATAATTTGGATAACCAACTTAAGGCGGGCTACTACCTGTTAAATGAGTCAATGTCAACGCCGGAAATTATTCATATTCTGGTACATGGCAAAACTGCTTCCAAAAGCTTTACTATTCCGGAGGGTTATACCCTGGCGCAAATTACCGGGGTGTTGGCCAACAAGGGTTTAATTAGAGAACAATTGTTTAAGGATTTACTGGCCAAAGGGGATTTTAACTATCCCTTTTTAAAGAATTTACCCCCTGGCCCCAGGAGGTTAGAGGGCTACCTATTCCCGGCTACCTACAACATTAGTCTGGATAGCACCGAAAAGGATATTATTAATGCCATGCTGGCGGGAATGGACCAACAGCTAAAGGAAATACAATTTGCTGAAAAGGCTAAGGCCTTAAATTTAACTGTTCATCAGGCCCTGACCATTGCTTCCATGATCGAAAGAGAGGCTAAAAAAGACTATGACCGCCCGCTTATCTCCAGTGTGATCCATAACCGCCTGCGGCAAGGCATGAAATTGCAGATTGATGCTACCGTTGAGTATGCCCTGGGTGGCCACCGGGAGAAAATATATTATAAAGACTTGGAAGTTGATTCGCCTTATAATACCTATAAATATAATGGCCTGCCCCCCGGGCCCATCGCCTGCCCCGGCAGGGAATCCTTGTTAGCAGCGGTGAATCCCTCATCCACCAAATATCTTTATTACGTGGCCAAACCGGACGGTTCCCATGCCTTTGCTACGACGTTAAAAGAACACGAGGAGAATAAACAAAAATATTTGAAGTAA
- a CDS encoding peptidase U32 family protein — MKKLELLAPAGDLEKLKIAVLYGADAVYLGGRQFSLRAGAGNFDDNEMLEGIKFAHSRNVKVYVAINIYAHNPDLEKLPSYLEFLARAGVDAVIASDPGVIDMTLRLQPGLPIHLSTQANTTNWASAAFWQRLGLQRVVLARELSLAEIKEIGARVDVELEAFVHGAMCMSYSGRCLLSNFLTGRDANRGDCAQSCRWRYYLVEEKRPGQYFPVEEDSRGTYFMSSKDLCLLDYIPQLAAAGVTSFKIEGRMKSIHYLATVVKTYRQALDCYLKNPAAYTVKPEWMDEITKVSHREYTTGFLLGDQGRTATVEPGQSSYTRRASFVGLVLGQDEATGRLVVEQRNNFKVGEELEALTPTGDNRQVKVQAIFDGETGEPMDVAPHPQQILQLSVDHPLPPMAMLRRIQ, encoded by the coding sequence ATGAAAAAGTTAGAACTATTAGCCCCCGCCGGGGATTTAGAGAAGCTTAAAATAGCTGTCCTGTATGGTGCGGATGCCGTCTACCTGGGTGGACGGCAGTTTAGTCTGCGGGCCGGAGCGGGGAACTTCGATGATAACGAGATGCTGGAAGGAATTAAGTTTGCCCATAGCCGTAACGTCAAGGTTTATGTGGCCATTAATATTTACGCCCACAACCCGGATCTGGAAAAGTTACCGTCTTACCTGGAGTTTCTGGCTCGGGCCGGAGTAGATGCAGTGATTGCCAGTGACCCGGGGGTAATTGATATGACCCTGCGGTTACAGCCGGGATTACCCATTCACCTCAGTACCCAGGCTAATACCACCAATTGGGCCAGTGCCGCCTTTTGGCAGCGATTGGGATTGCAGCGGGTGGTTTTGGCCAGGGAGTTATCCTTAGCGGAAATAAAAGAGATAGGAGCCAGGGTTGATGTAGAATTGGAAGCCTTCGTTCACGGGGCCATGTGCATGTCCTATTCCGGTCGTTGTTTGTTAAGCAACTTTTTAACCGGTCGGGATGCCAACCGGGGCGATTGTGCCCAATCCTGTCGCTGGCGTTACTATTTGGTGGAAGAAAAACGTCCCGGTCAATATTTTCCTGTGGAAGAGGACTCCCGGGGTACTTATTTCATGAGCAGCAAGGACCTGTGCCTGCTGGATTACATTCCTCAATTGGCGGCGGCCGGCGTAACCAGCTTTAAGATTGAAGGGCGGATGAAAAGTATTCATTATCTTGCCACCGTGGTTAAGACCTACCGCCAGGCCCTGGACTGTTACCTTAAAAACCCGGCGGCATATACCGTAAAACCTGAATGGATGGATGAAATAACAAAGGTCAGTCACCGGGAATATACCACCGGCTTTTTACTTGGGGATCAAGGCCGTACGGCCACAGTGGAACCGGGACAAAGCAGTTACACCCGGCGGGCTTCTTTTGTAGGCCTGGTGTTGGGCCAGGACGAAGCAACCGGCCGCCTGGTGGTGGAACAGCGGAATAACTTTAAAGTGGGTGAAGAGCTAGAGGCACTGACACCCACCGGCGATAACCGGCAAGTCAAGGTACAAGCCATATTTGACGGGGAAACCGGAGAACCCATGGATGTGGCCCCCCACCCGCAACAAATCCTTCAATTATCAGTGGATCATCCACTGCCACCCATGGCCATGCTGCGCCGTATCCAGTAG
- a CDS encoding helix-turn-helix domain-containing protein produces MIVRGDQIRALREERGYTLQDLARRAKLSLSYLSEIERGSKRPSLKTIDKLAAALNVAKTQLVEGEITDSGLSLGEKIRIIRTENNMSLQELADKIGISLSYLSEIERGTVYPALNTLKRVAEGLGVPATALMGHEGSLGYKLKHLREEYGLTQAQLANLAGVTAGLIGQIEQGKVQPSLKTLEKLSEVMGVSPCYFIMEPGAVDQMVSLMNPELRELLIHPNVQAVLSLVCNLNEKELQFILNFIQLFKRSELC; encoded by the coding sequence ATGATAGTGCGGGGGGATCAAATTAGAGCCTTAAGAGAAGAGAGAGGCTATACCTTACAAGACCTAGCACGCCGGGCAAAGTTATCCTTGTCTTACCTCAGTGAAATAGAGCGGGGGTCAAAAAGACCGTCACTTAAGACAATAGACAAGCTGGCCGCCGCCCTTAACGTAGCCAAGACCCAACTGGTGGAAGGTGAAATTACTGATTCCGGGCTTAGCTTAGGAGAAAAAATCAGAATTATTCGCACTGAAAACAACATGTCCCTGCAGGAATTAGCGGATAAAATCGGAATATCCCTGTCTTACCTTAGTGAAATTGAACGGGGTACCGTATATCCGGCTTTAAATACTCTGAAACGGGTAGCAGAGGGGTTGGGAGTTCCGGCCACCGCCTTAATGGGACATGAGGGATCCCTGGGATATAAGCTTAAACACCTGCGGGAGGAATATGGCCTAACCCAGGCTCAGCTGGCCAATTTAGCCGGAGTTACCGCGGGTTTGATTGGACAGATTGAACAAGGGAAAGTACAGCCGTCTTTAAAGACCCTGGAAAAACTGTCGGAAGTAATGGGTGTTTCTCCTTGCTACTTTATCATGGAGCCCGGGGCGGTAGACCAAATGGTCAGTTTAATGAATCCTGAATTAAGGGAACTTTTAATTCACCCCAATGTCCAGGCGGTTTTAAGTTTAGTATGTAACCTGAACGAGAAAGAGCTTCAGTTTATCCTAAATTTTATTCAATTGTTTAAGCGTTCAGAACTTTGTTAA
- a CDS encoding peptidoglycan D,D-transpeptidase FtsI family protein — MKLSISEVEECHMDLFRQKRLIKTFYLILILFIPLIWHLGVIQLVHGQEYSERALDQRTLKVALEDIPRGNILDRNGETLSGGQREPRILVFPPIITDKQAVIDKLALILGQKPQDLAPYFKGQPRYLPFPLTYNQTLAVNELNILGLRVEQVNFRYGPSPLAAHVIGHLGYISDIGRLDRLNSLSHKKYTLSDLVGQSGLEYFYEQQLKAASPANFARAYVDVYHHLIAGLGIKVENSANTGRQDVITTLDAHIQQVVEQVMDQRVHRGAVVVMDAQTGDLLAMASRPNFNPANIAKSLPGDNDTFLDHCTALYQPGSIFKIVVAAAALEEGLVKPGDIFVCLGEKDHLVSCWHKPGHGPITFEEAFAQSCNPVFAELGLRLGAAKIISYARAFGLESQSIIGYPIPRDKRQNMSLIGKPYNLVNSSIGQGPVLATPVQLTAMLNTIINDGVYIQPRLVKELKTEKGEVTRSFPLGSSHKVISGGTARELKRLMGLVTSQGVGREAMVPGYGSAGKTGSAQVANGVSTVNAWFCGYAPLEHPRYVVTVLVEEGVSGGESAAPVFREIMEGILPTSR; from the coding sequence ATGAAGTTAAGCATATCAGAAGTGGAAGAGTGCCATATGGACCTATTTAGGCAAAAACGTCTGATTAAAACCTTTTATTTAATTTTAATTTTGTTTATCCCTCTGATCTGGCACCTGGGGGTTATTCAGTTGGTGCATGGCCAGGAGTATAGTGAGCGAGCTTTGGATCAACGGACCCTGAAGGTGGCTTTGGAGGATATACCCAGGGGTAATATTCTTGACCGCAACGGTGAAACCCTGTCCGGTGGTCAAAGGGAACCGAGAATATTGGTTTTCCCACCCATTATTACCGATAAACAAGCTGTCATAGATAAATTAGCCTTAATTCTGGGCCAAAAGCCCCAGGATTTGGCACCGTATTTTAAAGGCCAGCCCCGTTATTTACCCTTTCCACTAACCTACAATCAGACCCTCGCTGTCAATGAATTAAATATACTGGGCCTAAGGGTGGAACAGGTTAATTTTCGCTACGGGCCATCACCCCTGGCTGCCCATGTGATTGGCCACCTGGGGTATATTTCTGACATAGGCAGGCTGGACCGACTAAACAGCTTAAGCCATAAAAAATACACTTTGTCAGACTTGGTGGGGCAAAGTGGCTTGGAGTACTTTTATGAGCAGCAGCTAAAGGCAGCTAGTCCAGCCAATTTTGCCCGGGCCTATGTGGATGTCTACCATCATTTAATTGCCGGATTAGGTATTAAAGTAGAAAACAGTGCCAACACCGGTCGGCAGGATGTAATAACCACCCTTGATGCCCATATACAACAAGTGGTAGAGCAAGTCATGGACCAGCGGGTGCACCGGGGAGCGGTGGTAGTAATGGACGCCCAAACCGGGGACCTGCTGGCCATGGCCAGCCGACCCAATTTTAATCCGGCCAATATTGCCAAATCTTTACCCGGTGACAATGATACCTTCTTGGATCATTGTACTGCTCTTTACCAACCCGGTTCCATATTTAAGATTGTTGTGGCCGCTGCTGCCTTGGAGGAGGGACTGGTCAAACCAGGCGACATTTTTGTGTGCTTGGGTGAAAAAGATCACCTGGTTAGTTGCTGGCACAAACCGGGGCATGGCCCCATTACCTTCGAGGAGGCCTTCGCCCAGTCCTGTAACCCGGTATTTGCGGAACTTGGCTTAAGACTGGGGGCGGCTAAGATTATTTCCTATGCCCGGGCCTTTGGTCTGGAGTCCCAAAGTATCATTGGCTATCCCATTCCTAGGGATAAAAGACAAAATATGAGTTTAATCGGGAAACCATATAACCTGGTCAACAGCAGTATTGGGCAGGGACCGGTTTTAGCTACGCCGGTACAACTTACAGCCATGCTAAATACCATTATTAACGATGGTGTATACATACAACCCAGATTGGTCAAGGAACTTAAGACTGAAAAGGGTGAGGTAACCAGGTCTTTTCCCTTAGGAAGCAGTCATAAGGTGATTTCCGGCGGCACCGCCAGGGAACTCAAACGGTTGATGGGGCTGGTGACATCCCAGGGAGTGGGGCGGGAAGCCATGGTACCTGGTTACGGCAGTGCCGGCAAAACAGGCTCGGCTCAGGTGGCCAACGGGGTCAGTACCGTCAATGCCTGGTTTTGTGGTTATGCACCCTTAGAGCATCCCCGGTATGTAGTCACTGTTTTAGTGGAAGAAGGAGTAAGTGGAGGAGAGTCGGCAGCTCCGGTATTTCGGGAAATTATGGAAGGTATCTTGCCCACATCACGTTGA
- the trxA gene encoding thioredoxin, whose protein sequence is MAMELNAANFETEVLKADIPVLVDFWAAWCGPCRAIAPIVEQLSTEFAGKVKIGKVNVDENRDLAQQFGVMSIPTLIFFKNGEKVDQVIGFTSKADLEKKLNALL, encoded by the coding sequence ATGGCTATGGAATTAAATGCAGCAAATTTTGAAACTGAGGTACTTAAGGCAGATATCCCGGTATTGGTGGATTTTTGGGCAGCCTGGTGTGGCCCTTGCCGGGCAATTGCACCAATTGTTGAGCAGTTATCTACCGAGTTTGCCGGTAAGGTTAAAATTGGCAAGGTAAACGTAGATGAGAACAGAGATCTAGCCCAGCAGTTCGGGGTTATGAGTATTCCTACTTTAATCTTCTTTAAAAATGGTGAAAAGGTAGATCAAGTTATTGGATTTACCAGTAAAGCTGATTTAGAGAAGAAACTAAACGCTCTTTTATAG